The Sphingobacterium bambusae genome includes a window with the following:
- the argH gene encoding argininosuccinate lyase, with translation MKIWQKNINVDKFVETFTVGNDRAMDLQLAAADVLGSLAHTKMLNTIGLLPTDDLLAVQRELKNIYADITAGNFIIDDSVEDVHSQVEMLLTERIGEAGKKIHSGRSRNDQVLVDLKLYFRSEIENLVLLVESLFNKLIALSEEHKSVLIPGYTHLQIAMPSSFGLWFGAYAESLVDDLELLKAAWKICNKNPLGSAAGYGSSFPLNRSMTTELLGFDDLNYNVVYAQMGRGKTERILAQAMSAVAATLAKFAMDVCMFINQNFGFISFPAHLTTGSSIMPHKKNPDVFELIRSRCNKIQALPNEIALMTTNLPSGYHRDLQLLKENLFPSFQSLSECLEIATFMLEHIAVKDNILDDPKYDYLFSVEVVNNEVLQGIPFREAYRNIGLAIENGTFQPAKEVHHTHEGSIGNLCNEQIVRMFNEVKASFGFDKVKNALDTLVQ, from the coding sequence ATGAAGATTTGGCAAAAGAACATCAATGTAGACAAGTTTGTGGAAACATTTACCGTAGGCAACGATCGTGCTATGGATTTGCAGCTTGCCGCAGCTGATGTGTTGGGATCGCTCGCGCATACAAAGATGTTGAACACAATAGGGCTTTTGCCTACAGATGACTTGCTAGCTGTGCAGCGAGAGCTTAAAAATATCTACGCAGACATCACGGCCGGTAATTTCATCATCGATGATTCGGTGGAGGACGTACATTCGCAGGTGGAGATGCTCTTGACGGAGCGCATTGGCGAAGCGGGCAAGAAAATTCATTCCGGCCGTTCTCGGAACGATCAGGTACTTGTCGACCTCAAACTCTACTTTCGTTCAGAAATTGAGAATCTCGTGCTGCTTGTTGAGTCTCTTTTCAATAAGTTGATCGCGTTGAGTGAAGAACATAAATCAGTGCTTATTCCTGGCTATACGCATTTGCAAATTGCGATGCCCTCTTCTTTTGGATTGTGGTTTGGCGCTTATGCGGAAAGCTTGGTGGATGACCTCGAGTTGTTGAAAGCAGCTTGGAAGATATGTAATAAAAATCCGCTGGGTTCAGCGGCAGGTTATGGTTCCTCCTTTCCATTAAACCGCAGTATGACTACGGAGCTCTTGGGTTTTGATGACCTTAACTATAATGTGGTGTACGCGCAGATGGGGCGTGGAAAAACCGAACGTATCCTTGCCCAAGCCATGAGCGCCGTGGCGGCCACATTAGCTAAATTTGCGATGGATGTCTGCATGTTTATCAACCAAAATTTTGGATTTATATCGTTCCCAGCGCACCTAACTACGGGATCCAGTATTATGCCGCATAAGAAAAATCCGGACGTTTTTGAGCTGATACGCTCCAGATGCAATAAAATTCAGGCGCTGCCCAATGAAATTGCGCTGATGACAACAAACTTGCCCTCAGGATATCACCGCGATCTACAGTTGCTGAAGGAAAATCTGTTTCCGTCGTTTCAATCGTTAAGCGAGTGTTTGGAAATCGCTACCTTCATGCTGGAGCATATTGCAGTTAAAGATAATATCTTAGACGATCCAAAGTACGATTACCTTTTTAGCGTCGAGGTTGTCAACAATGAAGTGTTGCAGGGCATTCCTTTCCGGGAGGCCTACCGTAACATCGGCTTGGCCATTGAAAATGGAACTTTCCAGCCCGCAAAAGAGGTGCATCATACACACGAAGGTAGTATCGGTAACTTATGCAACGAACAGATCGTGCGTATGTTCAATGAGGTAAAGGCTTCTTTTGGCTTCGATAAGGTCAAGAACGCACTCGATACACTGGTTCAATAA
- the argC gene encoding N-acetyl-gamma-glutamyl-phosphate reductase, whose translation MSKIKVGIIGSAGYTGGELLRVLIYHPHVEIVFANSASNAGNKVYDVHNDLFGDTELTFSAEFHSDIDVLFLCVGHGDARKFLETNPIAESVKIIDLSQDYRLKANTAYQGGEFVYGLPELNKERIRSAQYIANPGCFATNIQLALLPLAQQGLLPDAVHINATTGSTGAGQKPGATTHFSWRNNNLSAYKSFEHQHLQEISESLDQLQAGFLPSSEKSLLARAAEKIHFVPQRGDFARGIFSAIYVESALSEAEAYQLYERYYGEHPFIWVSKANIDLKQVVNTNKSIIHLEKHGNQLLILNATDNLLKGASGQAVQNMNLLFGLDERTGLNLKSVGF comes from the coding sequence ATGAGCAAAATTAAAGTAGGTATAATTGGTTCGGCGGGATACACCGGAGGGGAGTTACTTCGTGTACTGATCTATCATCCCCATGTCGAGATCGTTTTTGCAAACTCTGCATCAAACGCTGGGAACAAAGTGTATGATGTTCACAACGACCTTTTCGGGGATACGGAACTTACGTTTTCTGCAGAATTTCATTCGGATATCGACGTCTTGTTTTTATGTGTAGGACATGGCGATGCACGTAAATTCTTAGAAACTAATCCCATAGCGGAAAGCGTGAAAATTATCGACCTATCGCAGGATTATCGCTTGAAAGCAAATACAGCATATCAAGGTGGAGAATTTGTTTATGGTCTTCCAGAATTGAATAAAGAGCGTATACGATCGGCGCAATATATTGCAAATCCCGGATGTTTTGCAACCAATATTCAACTAGCCTTGCTTCCTTTAGCACAGCAGGGGCTGTTGCCTGATGCGGTACACATCAATGCGACAACGGGTTCTACAGGTGCAGGGCAAAAGCCCGGTGCAACGACGCATTTCTCTTGGCGCAACAACAACTTGTCGGCTTACAAGTCTTTTGAACACCAACATCTACAGGAGATATCGGAATCGTTGGATCAGCTACAAGCTGGTTTCTTACCATCGTCTGAAAAATCGCTCTTGGCTCGCGCGGCAGAGAAGATTCATTTCGTGCCGCAGCGAGGTGACTTTGCTCGCGGCATCTTTTCAGCCATCTATGTAGAATCTGCATTAAGTGAAGCGGAGGCTTACCAATTGTATGAACGTTACTACGGGGAGCATCCGTTTATCTGGGTTAGTAAAGCGAATATTGATCTGAAGCAGGTTGTGAATACCAATAAAAGTATTATTCATCTCGAGAAACACGGTAATCAACTACTGATTTTAAATGCGACAGATAATCTCCTAAAAGGTGCTTCTGGACAAGCTGTGCAGAATATGAACCTGCTATTCGGCCTAGACGAGCGTACGGGCTTGAATTTGAAAAGTGTGGGTTTTTAA
- a CDS encoding aminotransferase class V-fold PLP-dependent enzyme: MPFKEHFDIPTDITYLNTPGNGVLPRQVHQWRSAREQSFFDLNSLLRDQQADLINSVRDSLGNTFGAQAQQVFCTPNFSFGYSTLLDLLPKETTFLLLDEDYPSLNYPIISRNFSYQRIPLNAQLEMNIREAVTQHKPDVLVLSMIQYINGIKIDLNFIKELKHDFPQLLIIGDGTQYFGTEPFSFIESGFDAVGGSGYKWLLSGFGNGFLMLSDQFIEFLQRVIGAIARPKEAMWAGKSMLQTFFEPGHQDTLSHGTLGQSLAFLNSLGLEAVGKHIRDLSQLAHEELNKRQLLLPEIAARTTRSSLINIQISPAHYTTLMESGVKCFPRGSGIRIGIHLYNTEDDLDRLLQIIDRL, from the coding sequence ATGCCTTTTAAAGAACATTTTGATATCCCAACGGACATAACCTACCTAAACACACCGGGCAATGGCGTATTGCCTCGTCAAGTGCATCAGTGGAGATCTGCTCGAGAACAGTCGTTTTTTGACTTGAACAGCCTGCTCAGGGATCAACAGGCCGACCTAATCAATAGCGTTCGAGACAGTCTCGGAAATACTTTTGGAGCGCAAGCACAACAGGTATTCTGCACGCCAAACTTTTCCTTTGGCTATAGTACCTTACTCGACTTGCTACCCAAGGAGACTACCTTCCTACTTTTGGACGAGGACTATCCATCCTTAAATTATCCGATCATCAGCCGTAATTTTTCCTATCAGCGTATTCCGTTGAACGCCCAACTGGAGATGAACATACGGGAAGCGGTAACGCAGCATAAACCGGACGTACTAGTTTTGAGCATGATCCAGTATATCAATGGCATCAAAATAGACCTAAACTTTATCAAAGAACTGAAGCATGACTTCCCACAACTGCTCATCATCGGTGACGGAACACAGTATTTTGGGACCGAACCGTTTTCGTTTATCGAATCGGGGTTCGATGCTGTGGGTGGTAGCGGCTATAAATGGCTTTTATCTGGATTTGGCAACGGCTTTTTAATGCTCAGCGATCAATTTATAGAATTTTTACAGCGGGTGATTGGCGCAATAGCGCGCCCCAAGGAGGCCATGTGGGCAGGAAAATCCATGCTGCAAACATTTTTTGAGCCAGGGCACCAAGATACATTGAGCCATGGCACTTTAGGGCAGTCCTTGGCATTCTTGAATAGCTTGGGATTGGAGGCTGTAGGAAAACACATCCGTGATTTATCGCAACTGGCTCATGAGGAGCTGAACAAGCGGCAATTGCTGTTACCCGAAATAGCGGCTCGCACGACCAGATCGAGCTTGATCAACATACAGATTTCACCAGCGCACTATACTACGCTTATGGAATCTGGGGTGAAGTGCTTCCCGCGTGGTAGCGGCATTCGAATAGGTATACACCTGTACAACACAGAAGATGACTTGGATCGCTTATTGCAGATCATCGATCGTCTTTAA
- the rbfA gene encoding 30S ribosome-binding factor RbfA — MGTESKRQQRFAGVIQQDLAELFQREGNAWAPGAFITVTRVRMTPDLAIARVYLSFLNTKTAKDDLGNIQSKTNEIRYKLGTRIKNQARIVPQLEFFLDDTNEYVEHMDKLFDEISKEPRQPD, encoded by the coding sequence ATGGGAACAGAAAGTAAGCGACAACAACGGTTTGCGGGTGTGATACAACAGGATCTTGCAGAGCTTTTCCAACGTGAGGGTAATGCATGGGCTCCCGGTGCATTTATTACGGTTACACGCGTTCGGATGACTCCGGATTTGGCTATAGCACGGGTATACCTGAGTTTCCTGAACACCAAAACAGCCAAGGACGATCTCGGAAACATACAAAGCAAGACCAATGAAATTCGCTACAAATTAGGAACACGCATCAAGAATCAGGCACGGATCGTACCGCAGCTGGAATTCTTTTTGGATGATACCAACGAGTACGTCGAACATATGGATAAACTCTTTGACGAAATCAGTAAAGAACCAAGACAACCAGATTAA
- the hemA gene encoding glutamyl-tRNA reductase → MKNLKVIAFTHKHVELKDLGNLVICNEELEERLINLKNSLDIPEIFYIATCNRVEFVFSGAHELNDEFIANFMHRMNFCVPSERLQCYLGQVTRYSGMDALTHLFRMSCSLESLVVGEKEILAQVRRAYERCREAGFTGDYLRLVMDRLVKTAKEVYTYTNIARNPISVVSLAYRKLKETKLPQNARILVIGSGETNQNLAKYLKKHQHSNFTVFNRTLANAQKLAAELNAEAFPLSALGSYKKGFDVMIVCTGSPEAIIDSNLYEMLLNGETDRKVVVDLAIPNDVDADVVANFPIHYIEVSSLQAIAEKNKQDRYNELESADAIIQQNIQEFLPIIKQRRVEVAMREVPEMIKEIRSFALNEVFAEDVQKLDPQARAVLEKVINYMEKKYIKVPMVMAKEILVKNSQSEIN, encoded by the coding sequence TTGAAGAATTTAAAAGTTATAGCATTTACCCACAAGCACGTCGAATTAAAAGACTTGGGCAATTTGGTCATCTGCAACGAGGAGTTGGAAGAACGCTTAATTAACCTAAAGAATAGCTTAGATATTCCGGAGATTTTTTACATCGCTACGTGTAACCGTGTGGAGTTTGTTTTTTCTGGCGCCCATGAACTCAATGATGAATTCATTGCTAACTTCATGCACCGGATGAACTTTTGTGTTCCCAGCGAGCGCTTGCAATGTTATTTGGGTCAAGTGACGCGATACTCCGGCATGGATGCTTTAACCCATCTCTTCCGTATGTCCTGCTCCCTAGAAAGTCTAGTTGTGGGCGAGAAGGAAATTCTTGCACAGGTACGCCGCGCTTACGAGCGTTGTCGCGAAGCAGGATTCACCGGTGACTATCTGCGCTTGGTGATGGATCGCTTGGTTAAGACAGCGAAGGAGGTGTATACCTATACCAACATCGCACGCAATCCGATCTCGGTGGTTTCCTTAGCTTACCGTAAGCTCAAAGAAACGAAACTTCCCCAAAACGCTCGTATTTTGGTTATAGGCTCTGGAGAGACCAACCAAAATTTGGCGAAATATCTAAAGAAACATCAACATTCCAACTTTACGGTGTTCAACCGCACGTTGGCCAATGCACAAAAGTTGGCAGCAGAGCTTAATGCGGAAGCTTTCCCGCTTTCAGCATTGGGAAGCTATAAAAAAGGATTTGATGTGATGATTGTTTGTACCGGATCTCCCGAGGCCATTATCGACAGCAACCTTTATGAAATGTTGTTGAATGGAGAGACTGACCGTAAAGTGGTTGTAGACTTAGCAATCCCGAACGATGTCGATGCCGATGTTGTGGCAAACTTTCCTATTCATTACATTGAAGTGAGTAGCTTGCAGGCCATCGCCGAAAAGAACAAGCAGGACCGTTACAACGAGTTGGAAAGTGCAGATGCCATCATCCAACAAAATATTCAAGAATTCCTTCCCATCATCAAGCAACGCCGCGTAGAAGTAGCGATGCGCGAAGTGCCCGAGATGATTAAAGAGATTCGCTCTTTCGCCCTTAACGAGGTATTTGCGGAAGACGTGCAAAAGCTAGATCCCCAAGCACGAGCGGTTTTAGAGAAGGTTATCAACTATATGGAAAAGAAATATATCAAAGTTCCGATGGTGATGGCTAAAGAAATTCTCGTAAAAAATTCCCAATCGGAAATCAACTAA
- the hemC gene encoding hydroxymethylbilane synthase, with the protein MNRKLIIGTRGSQLALWQANHVKARLAEIGVESELKIIKTQGDIIQHLRLDKLEGKGFFTKELEEELLSAQIDLAVHSHKDLPTVNPPGLIIAAVSEREDPAELIIIHKDCVDIKKRLSLKHNASVGTSSNRRKAQLLSLRPDLEFTDLRGNLQTRIQKLRDEQYDAIVLAKAGVARIDMDLSDFHIEEIAPIEVVPAPAQGVLAIQIRESDEALFQILQGINDEDVAGTIAVERKVLNMFDAGCHAPLGCYCRKADQGGYEAWTSIAEDNEDFPDRLYVQADSTEGMADLIFSKFQKGRKMPSSVFITRDLDNNSYLGRYLAKHQVQVDARSLIKIYPTINKLDSFILKRADWIFFNSKNAIDHFFKLDPLILKRTKLAVLGRGSEDALRKYDRVADFSGDNLGIKTTDIAKEFAKLVDGQTVFIPRAKDSLMSIQQELTPETKVIDMPIYETVLEENVDKSNADVLIFTSPSNVEAYFRDNLVDPGQQIICIGHSTAKSIEAMGLRYTLPFTPDEIGLSEAIFGLNY; encoded by the coding sequence GTGAACAGAAAACTTATCATTGGAACCCGAGGTAGTCAGCTCGCACTATGGCAAGCCAATCATGTCAAAGCGCGTCTCGCAGAAATTGGGGTGGAATCCGAACTAAAAATAATCAAGACACAGGGAGATATTATTCAACATCTGCGCTTGGATAAACTCGAAGGGAAAGGATTTTTCACCAAGGAGCTCGAAGAAGAGTTGCTATCGGCCCAAATCGATTTGGCTGTTCATTCACATAAAGATCTACCTACCGTGAATCCTCCCGGTTTAATCATTGCCGCAGTATCGGAGCGGGAAGATCCAGCAGAGCTTATTATCATCCATAAAGACTGTGTAGACATTAAGAAACGGTTGTCCCTTAAGCATAACGCGTCTGTGGGCACCTCTTCAAACCGCCGTAAAGCGCAATTGCTATCGTTACGTCCGGATTTGGAATTTACCGATCTACGCGGAAATTTGCAGACACGCATCCAAAAATTGCGCGACGAGCAGTACGATGCCATTGTTTTGGCTAAAGCAGGTGTAGCCCGTATCGATATGGATCTATCAGATTTCCATATTGAGGAGATAGCACCTATTGAAGTGGTACCTGCTCCTGCTCAAGGTGTACTTGCCATTCAGATCCGCGAATCAGACGAAGCATTGTTCCAAATCTTACAAGGAATCAATGACGAGGATGTAGCAGGTACGATCGCTGTGGAACGCAAAGTATTGAATATGTTCGATGCTGGTTGTCACGCTCCACTAGGCTGCTATTGCCGCAAAGCAGACCAAGGTGGATACGAAGCTTGGACATCCATTGCGGAGGATAACGAAGATTTTCCCGATAGGCTATATGTGCAGGCTGATAGCACGGAGGGCATGGCTGACTTGATCTTTTCAAAGTTCCAAAAAGGAAGAAAGATGCCTTCCAGCGTTTTTATCACGCGGGATTTGGACAACAATTCTTACTTAGGTCGATATCTTGCTAAACATCAGGTTCAAGTGGACGCACGTTCGCTGATTAAGATCTACCCAACAATCAACAAACTGGATTCTTTTATTTTGAAGCGTGCAGATTGGATATTCTTCAACAGCAAAAATGCGATCGATCACTTCTTCAAACTAGATCCATTGATCCTTAAGCGCACAAAGCTTGCCGTATTGGGCAGAGGTTCGGAAGATGCTTTACGGAAGTATGACCGTGTGGCAGATTTTTCCGGAGACAACCTAGGTATAAAAACAACCGACATAGCAAAAGAGTTTGCCAAGCTGGTAGATGGTCAAACGGTGTTTATTCCCCGTGCAAAAGATTCCCTTATGTCCATACAGCAGGAGCTAACACCGGAAACCAAAGTGATCGACATGCCGATCTATGAAACGGTACTTGAAGAAAACGTCGATAAATCCAACGCCGATGTATTGATCTTTACCAGTCCAAGCAATGTGGAGGCCTACTTTAGGGATAACCTTGTTGACCCTGGGCAGCAGATCATCTGCATTGGTCATTCCACAGCCAAGAGTATAGAAGCTATGGGTCTACGCTATACGCTTCCATTCACACCGGACGAAATCGGTCTTTCCGAAGCTATTTTTGGATTAAACTATTAA
- the hemL gene encoding glutamate-1-semialdehyde 2,1-aminomutase has product MATQHQDISRAKSAELFEKAKNFFPGGVNSPVRAFKSVYGTPLFIERGDEAYVWDADGNKFIDFCCSWGPLILGHNNAQIREAVAAQLDKGLSFGAPTRLENELAELILSNNSYIEKLRFVSSGTEAVMSAIRLARGYTKRDKIVKFEGCYHGHSDSLLVKAGSGLVTFGETSSAGVPKSFAEETIVIALDDKKALEEVFIRFPDQIAAVIIEGIPANNGLLLQDQEYIHFLRAITKEHGSLLIFDEVITGFRLGFQGAAHHYAVQPDIITYGKIIGGGMPVGAYGASKEIMSHISPDGGVYQAGTLSGNPIAMVAGIATLTQLAASGFYDKQEQTTKDFVETLRNYIADKNYEVQIFTVGSIFWFAFTAQQRISRAEQIDPQSMEKYKIMHRELLNQGIYFGPSGYEVGFISSAHTEEDLATSIQAIKNALDIVFQ; this is encoded by the coding sequence ATGGCAACACAGCACCAAGATATATCAAGAGCAAAATCGGCCGAGTTATTTGAGAAGGCAAAAAACTTTTTCCCAGGAGGTGTCAATTCACCGGTACGGGCTTTTAAGTCTGTATATGGAACACCGCTATTCATCGAGCGTGGCGACGAAGCCTACGTTTGGGATGCTGATGGCAATAAGTTCATCGATTTTTGTTGTTCTTGGGGTCCACTTATTTTAGGGCACAATAATGCCCAGATACGTGAGGCTGTAGCGGCACAACTGGACAAGGGCTTAAGCTTCGGCGCTCCAACGCGCCTGGAGAATGAACTCGCTGAATTGATTCTTAGTAATAACAGCTATATTGAAAAGCTTCGTTTTGTGAGCTCCGGAACCGAAGCCGTCATGTCGGCCATACGGTTGGCTAGGGGCTATACCAAACGGGACAAGATTGTTAAATTCGAAGGATGCTATCACGGACACTCGGACTCGTTGTTGGTAAAAGCGGGCTCTGGATTGGTCACCTTTGGCGAAACATCCTCCGCGGGTGTTCCCAAATCGTTTGCCGAGGAAACGATTGTGATTGCACTCGATGACAAAAAGGCTTTGGAAGAGGTTTTCATTCGTTTTCCAGATCAAATCGCAGCCGTTATTATAGAAGGCATTCCGGCTAATAATGGGTTGCTTCTTCAAGATCAGGAATACATCCATTTCTTACGGGCGATTACCAAAGAACACGGTTCGCTGCTAATCTTTGATGAGGTTATCACCGGTTTTAGATTGGGCTTTCAAGGTGCCGCGCATCACTATGCTGTACAGCCCGATATCATCACCTATGGAAAGATCATTGGCGGTGGTATGCCTGTTGGAGCTTATGGTGCGTCAAAAGAAATTATGTCCCATATCTCTCCTGATGGAGGCGTGTACCAGGCAGGTACTTTATCCGGTAACCCCATTGCTATGGTAGCCGGTATAGCCACCCTGACACAACTCGCGGCTTCAGGGTTTTACGATAAGCAAGAGCAAACTACGAAAGACTTTGTTGAGACACTACGCAACTACATTGCCGATAAAAATTATGAAGTACAAATCTTTACTGTAGGCTCTATTTTCTGGTTTGCTTTTACTGCGCAGCAACGGATAAGCCGCGCGGAGCAAATAGATCCCCAGTCTATGGAGAAATACAAAATTATGCATCGCGAACTCTTAAATCAGGGAATATATTTTGGCCCTTCCGGATATGAAGTAGGCTTTATTTCCAGTGCACATACCGAGGAAGATCTCGCAACGAGTATTCAGGCGATAAAAAACGCTTTGGACATCGTTTTTCAATAA
- the hemB gene encoding porphobilinogen synthase: protein MLQRPRRNRKSAVIRDMVQEHHLSASNLIFPLFIVEGQQQKTEVSSMPGIFRYSIDNLLREVESCLNLGLRAFDLFPNIEDSLKDKYATVSYKEGNLYLRAIEAVKKNFPEACIVTDVAMDPYSSDGHDGIVKNGEILNDETLEVLGKMSLAHAQAGADIIAPSDMMDGRIGYIRSLLDANGFKHVSLMSYTAKYASAFYGPFRDALNSAPKAGDKKSYQMNPANSREALIEAQLDMEEGADFLMVKPGLPYLDIVKLLHDNFDLPIAVYNVSGEYAMLKAAIKNGWLQEERAIMETLLSFKRAGATSILTYHAKEVLEKGWLKA from the coding sequence ATGTTACAACGTCCCCGAAGAAATAGAAAATCAGCCGTTATCCGCGATATGGTTCAGGAGCATCACCTCTCGGCATCAAACTTGATCTTTCCGCTATTTATTGTGGAAGGACAGCAACAGAAAACCGAAGTATCCTCCATGCCTGGAATTTTCCGTTATTCGATCGACAATCTTTTACGGGAAGTGGAGAGCTGCTTGAACCTTGGCTTACGTGCCTTCGATCTGTTCCCGAATATCGAGGATTCTTTGAAAGACAAGTATGCAACGGTAAGCTATAAGGAAGGAAACCTATACCTCCGGGCTATTGAGGCTGTAAAGAAAAATTTCCCAGAAGCCTGCATAGTGACCGACGTTGCGATGGATCCCTACAGCTCCGACGGGCATGATGGTATCGTCAAGAACGGAGAGATATTGAATGATGAAACGTTAGAAGTATTGGGAAAAATGTCCTTGGCACATGCTCAGGCAGGTGCCGATATTATTGCACCATCCGATATGATGGACGGACGCATAGGCTATATCAGGTCGCTTTTGGACGCAAACGGCTTTAAACATGTTTCGTTGATGTCTTATACGGCGAAGTATGCTTCAGCATTCTATGGTCCTTTCCGCGATGCATTGAACTCCGCGCCAAAAGCGGGGGATAAAAAGAGCTATCAGATGAATCCTGCAAATTCGAGGGAAGCCTTGATCGAAGCACAGCTCGATATGGAAGAGGGAGCCGACTTTCTGATGGTTAAACCTGGCCTTCCCTACCTAGATATCGTGAAATTACTACATGATAATTTTGATCTGCCGATTGCGGTTTACAATGTTTCGGGCGAGTATGCGATGTTGAAAGCAGCCATAAAGAATGGATGGTTGCAGGAAGAACGAGCTATCATGGAAACCCTATTGAGCTTCAAGCGTGCTGGAGCTACTTCCATCTTAACCTACCATGCCAAAGAAGTTTTGGAAAAAGGCTGGTTGAAAGCATAA
- a CDS encoding aldose epimerase family protein, translating to MTYKLPHPADFEHKIDGKNTHLIVLKNRSGMQVAFTDYGARIVSILVPDKFGELRDVVLGFNSIQEYLSADEQYHGATIGRYANRIAHGQFELDGKNHVLQQNNGRNCLHGGPTGFHTKVWDRQVSMEKKVDFYYVSADGEEGFPGTLKVCVSYELTDNNEIRIQYKAETDKATPVNLTNHAYFNLNGEGHSDVLQHILHIPSTHFIAIDEHQVPLGTETAVDESAFDFRTPKKIVDDLNKEEEQLRMGNGYDHTFVNKQTFSTAAASAYSELSGIKLDVLTTEPGVQLYTGNFLTGNDKGKSGGTYFSRNAFCFETQHYPDSPNQALFPSTILQPGEVFESQTIYRFSIKKEI from the coding sequence ATGACATATAAACTTCCGCACCCGGCAGATTTCGAACATAAAATTGATGGCAAAAACACCCACCTGATTGTCCTTAAAAACCGATCGGGTATGCAGGTTGCTTTTACCGATTATGGTGCTCGGATTGTGAGCATTTTAGTTCCCGACAAATTCGGCGAACTCCGCGATGTCGTATTAGGCTTCAACAGCATCCAAGAATACCTAAGCGCGGATGAACAATACCACGGCGCAACGATTGGGCGCTACGCAAACCGCATTGCCCATGGTCAATTTGAGTTGGACGGCAAAAACCACGTGCTACAACAGAACAATGGCAGAAACTGCCTACATGGCGGACCTACGGGATTTCATACAAAGGTGTGGGACAGACAGGTATCCATGGAAAAGAAGGTCGATTTTTACTATGTATCCGCCGACGGTGAAGAGGGCTTCCCAGGAACATTAAAGGTCTGCGTGTCCTATGAACTGACAGATAACAACGAGATCAGGATTCAATACAAGGCGGAAACGGACAAGGCTACGCCCGTAAACCTGACCAACCACGCTTACTTCAACCTCAATGGTGAGGGCCACAGCGATGTGTTGCAACATATATTACATATACCGTCAACACATTTTATCGCCATCGACGAACATCAGGTTCCTTTGGGCACCGAAACAGCAGTTGATGAAAGTGCATTCGATTTCCGTACACCGAAAAAAATTGTAGACGACCTGAACAAGGAGGAAGAACAGCTACGAATGGGCAATGGCTACGACCATACTTTTGTGAATAAGCAAACCTTTTCCACAGCAGCGGCGTCGGCCTATTCGGAGCTATCGGGCATCAAGCTCGACGTACTAACGACAGAACCGGGTGTACAGCTTTATACAGGAAACTTTTTGACAGGCAACGACAAGGGAAAATCGGGGGGCACCTATTTTTCGCGCAACGCTTTTTGTTTTGAGACACAACATTATCCAGACAGTCCAAACCAAGCGCTTTTCCCATCCACGATCCTACAACCTGGAGAAGTATTTGAATCGCAAACGATCTACAGGTTTTCAATAAAAAAGGAGATTTAA
- the aat gene encoding leucyl/phenylalanyl-tRNA--protein transferase: MPYRLDERLTFPHPSLADEDGLLAVGGDLSSERLLLAYEHGIFPWYSDETPILWYAPTERFVLYPDEIKISKSMRQFMRHSRLTVQVDQCFQEVIAACASKARVGQDGTWITEDMQNAYIKLHELGFAHSVETYDENGHLVGGLYGIQVGGVFCGESMFSHVANASKLAFIHLCQHADLQLIDCQVYTDHLASLGAKMISGDVYYDLLQQQNLNPHAF, from the coding sequence ATGCCCTACCGACTGGACGAACGATTGACTTTTCCGCATCCATCCCTTGCTGATGAAGATGGTCTTTTGGCCGTTGGTGGCGACCTGTCTTCCGAGCGCCTGTTACTTGCCTATGAGCATGGCATATTTCCTTGGTATTCGGATGAGACACCTATTTTATGGTATGCGCCAACAGAACGGTTTGTGCTCTATCCCGATGAAATAAAGATCAGCAAAAGTATGCGGCAGTTTATGCGCCACAGCAGGCTTACGGTTCAGGTAGACCAATGCTTTCAGGAGGTTATCGCAGCTTGCGCCAGCAAGGCTCGTGTGGGTCAGGATGGCACTTGGATCACAGAAGACATGCAAAATGCCTACATCAAGCTACACGAACTAGGCTTTGCGCACAGCGTTGAAACCTATGATGAAAACGGACACCTTGTCGGCGGCCTATATGGCATACAGGTCGGGGGCGTATTTTGTGGGGAGAGCATGTTTTCGCATGTCGCCAATGCTTCCAAACTCGCCTTTATACATCTTTGCCAGCATGCTGACCTCCAATTAATAGATTGCCAAGTGTACACCGATCATCTAGCCTCACTTGGCGCAAAGATGATCTCTGGCGATGTTTATTATGACCTTTTACAACAACAAAACCTAAACCCTCATGCCTTTTAA